The genomic DNA ACGATAAATCATCAAGCGATCCCGCCGCATGCGCGCCAAATTCGCGGGCAAGCGCTTGAGCTTTATCTGCGGTGCGATTGAGAATAGACACGTAAGCATCAGCCTGCAAAAGCGCATAAACGATCGCCCGCGCAGCCCCTCCCGCGCCAAGCACGACTATGTGTTCTCCTTTCACCTCGCCGATCGCGTGACGAAGCGTCGACATAAATCCCGGCGCATCCGTATTGTATCCCTTAAGCCTTCCTTCCTCGTTCACAATCGTATTCACGGCGCCAATTGAGCGCGCATGATCATCAAGCGCGTCAAGAAAGGGAATCACGGTTTGCTTGTGCGGCACGGTTACATTGAGCCCCCGCACCCCGAGGCTCCGCATGCCTTTGACTGCGGCTTCCACATCCTTCACCGGAAACGCGGCATAGATAAAATCCAAACCTAGCGCCTCAAACGCCGCATTATGGATCACGGGTGAAAGTGAATGATCTACCGGATCTCCTATGATGCCGCAAACTTTAGTTTTCGCGGTTATGTGCATACGACTTATGCTTATCAAACAATATATTGATATCCCGAATAATGGCATGCGGAGCCTTGCCGCTTACATCGACCACCGCATCAGCCGCAGCGCGATACTGGGCTTCCCGTTCCTTCCATGTGCGCAGCATATCCTCTTCAAATGTTTCCGCATTGGTTAAATACGGGCGCTCCCCTTTCTCTCCCTGAAGGCGCTCCATAAGGCGCTCAACCGGCGCGTATAATAAAACCAAGAAGCCATTGATTTTCAGCCGCGTAACGCTTTCGTTGTTCATCACCACCCCACCGCCAGTCGCGATAACCGCCTTCTCGTCTCCTGCGACTTGAACAATCACCTCAGCTTCGTGCCGCCGAAACGCATCCCAGCCCTCTTCGTTCACAAAATCCTCCAAGGAAACGCCTATGCGCTTCTCTATCAAGCTATCAGTATCCAAAAATGCATAGCCTAAAATATCAGCCAAGAGCTTCCCCACAGTTGATTTCCCGCTTCCCCGCATGCCGATTAATACTATGTTCATATTCGCATGTCATTCCCGCGAAGGAGGGAATCTAGACAAAATAAACAAAAAACGATTATTTATTTTTAATTTCTGGATCCCCGATTAAATCGGGGATGACAATGATGCGTGTTTCCCCAACGGGAAACCCGAATGACTAGGCGTGTTTGCCAATGAGCATCCCGAGCGCTTCCCAAAACCCCGGATACGATTTGCTCACCACTTCCGCGTCCTGTATCACCGTCTCCCCATCTGCCGCAAGCCCGGCAACCGCAAATGCCATTGCCATCCTATGGTCGCCGTGCGGATCAATCACTGCGCCTTTCAACTTTCCTCCGTGTATTTTTAACGAATCACCGTTCACCTCCGCGCGTATGCCCATCTTGGCAAGTTCTTCCGCAGGCGCGGCAAGGCGATCGCTCTCCTTCCCGCGCAGATGGCCAATGTGGGTGATCACGCTCATACCCGGCGCAACCGCGGCAAGCACCGCAAGGGTAGGCACGAGATCAGGAACGTCGCAGCCGTCCACAGAAAATGGTTTTACTGATTTTGCGCCGCGCACCACCACTGCATTACGCTCATACTTTACTTCACATCCTACGCTGCGCAGAATGTCCAGTACTTTCCTATCCCCTTGCACAGATTCAGGCGCAAGTCCCAAAACCTTGACTTCGCCGCGAGTGACTGCGGCTGCGGCAAACCAATACTGTGCCGAAGAATAATCCCCTTCTATGGCATACCTCCGTGCACGATACGATTGCCCCGGCTCAACCGTGAATTGATTGCCTTTCTGTTCTACCGCCACGCCAAGCTCTTTCAAAAGCGCGATCGTCAAATCAATATACGGCCGTGAGTATATCGGCTCTTCCACTGCAATAGTCATTCCTTGCGGTAAGAAAGGTGCGATCATGAGCAGCGCAGATACAAATTGCGAACTGACATTTCCCGGCAGCCTCACCTTGCCGCCTTGCAATGCGCCTCCCCGTACCGTGATCCTCTTCGGCTCTTGGGTCACTTCTGCCCCCAACGTTTGAAGCGCATCATACAGTGGCTGCAAGGGGCGCTCTAACAATCGCACACCGCCGGTAATGATTGTTTCGCCTGGCGCCAGCGCTGCTAACGCGAGCGCAAATCGCAAGGTGGTGCCGGAAAGGCCGCATTCGAGGGGCCTTGAAGGAATACATAATGTCCCACCTGTGCCTTGCACTACCAGCTTTAATTCTTCCTGCTTTATTGACGCGCCGAAACCCCTGCACGCGTCCATAGTTGCTTCCGTGTCATCCGCGTACAATATATTAGTTAACACAGATTCTCCTTTTGCGAGCGTTGCGAGCACTATTGCGCGGTGCGTAATGCTCTTGGAGGGAGGCGTGACCACGACTCCTTCTATCTTTCCTGGAATTACAGTGACTTGCATAATAAGCTTTATATTAGCGAGGATTGCTCTCACACAAACCCTCCGCAGACTCCGCCGGCATGGTGTCCGACGTAACGTCGGACCGGCGGAGGCGAGGCGGAGTGCGGTCAGCCGCTGGGCTGACCGACACGTGTTTGTGCTGAGGCAAGCCTCGCGACCAGATTCTCTAACCCTACCACGTAACTCTGCTCTTTTAACCCCATGACCCTTTCCGCCGCAATATCGGCAATCACGGAAATCCTCCGGAACGGCTCCCGGTGCTCAATGTTAGACAAATGCACCTCCACGAGCGGAAGACCGGCGTCAACAAGCGCGTCCCTCAAGGCATAGCTGTAATGGGTGAGCGCCCCGGGATTGATGAGAATTCCATGCGCACCTCCCGCCTGTGCTTGAATAAAATCAATGAGCGCTCCTTCATGGTTTGACTGGAAAAACACGAGTTCTATCACCTCATGCCCCTCGCTTAATCTCCCTGCCTTCGCGCGCAACATATCCTCAATCGCACCCAACGTGAGCGAACCGTACTGTACGGGGTCGCGTCTCCCCAGCATATTTAAATTTGGCCCGTTGATTACTAAAATACGCATAAGTTCATTGTTCATTATTTGTAGCGGACTTGAACCCAGAGGCGAAGGAATACCAATTTGTCGAGGATTTAGGCGCGAGGGTCGCTAGATCGCGTCCGCAGAAAAATTGTGTATTCCTGACCAAGAAACAACCTGGGTGAGCAAATACCATTATTCACTGTTGAACATCCCTCGCAATGCTTCATGTACAATCTTACGCGGCACCTTGACCCCCGCCCTCGCCTTCCCAATCTTCTCCAACAGCACCCACCTTACGCTGCCACCTTGCGCCTTTTTATCATGCTGAAGAATATTTATCAGTCTTGCGATGTTCGTACGCGCGGGCAATCTCGTGGGTAGATTATAATGCGCCAATAACGATTCTACACGCGCGCAATCCTGCGTATTGAAACCTAATAATTCATTGCTTATCCTTACCGCCGCAACCATGCCGATGGCGATTGCTTTGCCGTGCGGGAGTAAAAAATTGCTCATACTCTCCAGTGCGTGTCCCACGGTATGCCCGAAATTTAATAGTACCCTCTCGCCTTTTCGGTCGTTCGGGTCCCGCGCAACCGCCGCCGCCTTCGCCCGTACGCAAAATCCCACCACTTCGTCCCAGGGCATGCGATTGAAGGCACACTCCTCCAATCGCGCCGTGAATGTGCGGCTGCCTATCAATCCGTATTTAATTACTTCCGCCATGCCGTTAATAAGCTCATCTTGAGGGAGCGTCCTTAAAAACGTGGTGTCGCATACCACTGCCTTCGGCTGGTGAAACGTGCCAATCACATTTTTTATGCCCCGAAAGTCAACGCCGGTTTTGCCGCCAATCCCGCTGTCCACTTGTGCTAAAAGCGTTGTTGGCACCTCAATATAATCTATGCCTCGCAAATAAACGGACGCCACAAAACCCGTGAGGTCGCCTACCACGCCGCCGCCCAGCGCAACGAGGATGCCGTAACGATCAACTTTTTTCTGCTGCAGTATGCGCAAGCATCGCTCGGCAATGCGCAGTTCTTTCGAACGTTCTCCCGGCCTCAGCACAATGGTATGCACGGGCACGCGCCCTTCGCGCAAGGTTCTCAAAACCCTTCCGTGCAGGCGCGCAACCGTGCGATCGGTAATGAGAACCACAGAGGTACGGGCATTGCCCCGTGCGAACTGAGGCAAAACGGCAAGCGCCCGATTTCCCGCGATGAGCGCACACGTGTTTTTCGCTGTTACGCGATAATGTATACGGATCATACCCCGTATATCAATATCCAACGCCAAACGTGGTTGGCATTGAAGTAAGCTTTAACATGAAAGCGACCTTGGTGTATTGAATCATAGTAAAATTTGTAGATAACGTTTGGCGATCAGTGAGGGAGGCTATGTAAAAATCTGCAATACGGTCAATCCTCATCCAGTAGTACTCCATCTATATTCTGCTTAAAGATTCCCGCCTCCCTCTTGGATGTTGTATTTCGGGGCATATGGTTCAGCGCTTTTGTGTCTGGCGCGATGATGCAATGATAATACCCATAAGCGTACGCACCTTTGACGCCGGGAGGCCCAGGGACCTGCCAAACTTCACGGCGCATGCGATTACCCGTTGTTCCCTTTCCCTGTCTTTTAAAGAAAGAGACTGGTCTAGTTTTAGTTTGCCGATTTCACGCGCAACCTTCAAGCGCCTGGACCACAATCGCAATAAGGCGCGGTCAAGAGCGTCAATCTGTTTCCTTAAATGAGTGAGTGATTTAGAGTTCATAGGCTGCTCCTCGCTCATACGTCCCCAACACCGTGAGGGTAACCGCTTCGTGCCTCAAGGCAGAGAGCGCCCGCGTGAGCGCTTCAGGCGAGAAGGTGTGTTCAAAATCCACATAGAACAAATATTCCCACGGCTTGCCGAGCAAAGGGCGCGATTCGACTTTGGTAAGATTCATGCCCCTGCCTGCGCACTGCACGAGGAAACGTGAGAGGCTCCCCGCGACGTGCGGAAGCGTGAGCAGGAGCGATACTTTATTTCCTTTCACCGCGGATAGTAAGTACTCACCGGCTTCAACGCGATGCGAAGGAATGCCAATTTTTCGAGGATTTAGGCGTTCAAGCTGCTTGGTCGCGTCCGCAGAAAAATTGTGCATTCTGAAGCGGGATGACTTTGGATGAGCAGTTATCGCAGATATCGGCTTTTTTGCAGGTTTTATAATAGCGCCGAAGCGGGTATAATTCTCGCGATCGGTCTCAATATGGTCGGCAACTACCGACAAGCCGTACAATGACGCCGCCACCCTGCTCGCGATTGCCGCCTCATCCTGGCGCCTACGGAGCGCCACCTCCCGCGCCGCGCCCGCGGTATCGCGGAATGATATAACTTCTATCCAGGGATGGCGCTTAAGAAATTCCTCGCATTGGTCAAGCGCTTGAGGA from Patescibacteria group bacterium includes the following:
- a CDS encoding prephenate dehydratase domain-containing protein, with translation MTKNSLPKRNKIAFQGEHGAYSEIAAQKYFGIHAAMIPCPSFDEVFKAVAKGKALQGIVPLENSVAGTIHRIYDLLARHSLVLDGEIFLRISHNLLANSAHAGGAKRIRQIRRVYSHPQALDQCEEFLKRHPWIEVISFRDTAGAAREVALRRRQDEAAIASRVAASLYGLSVVADHIETDRENYTRFGAIIKPAKKPISAITAHPKSSRFRMHNFSADATKQLERLNPRKIGIPSHRVEAGEYLLSAVKGNKVSLLLTLPHVAGSLSRFLVQCAGRGMNLTKVESRPLLGKPWEYLFYVDFEHTFSPEALTRALSALRHEAVTLTVLGTYERGAAYEL
- a CDS encoding shikimate kinase, coding for MNIVLIGMRGSGKSTVGKLLADILGYAFLDTDSLIEKRIGVSLEDFVNEEGWDAFRRHEAEVIVQVAGDEKAVIATGGGVVMNNESVTRLKINGFLVLLYAPVERLMERLQGEKGERPYLTNAETFEEDMLRTWKEREAQYRAAADAVVDVSGKAPHAIIRDINILFDKHKSYAHNREN
- a CDS encoding shikimate dehydrogenase, translating into MHITAKTKVCGIIGDPVDHSLSPVIHNAAFEALGLDFIYAAFPVKDVEAAVKGMRSLGVRGLNVTVPHKQTVIPFLDALDDHARSIGAVNTIVNEEGRLKGYNTDAPGFMSTLRHAIGEVKGEHIVVLGAGGAARAIVYALLQADAYVSILNRTADKAQALAREFGAHAAGSLDDLSSFIAATDILVNATSIGLPHGVQGSPVRKELLRKGLVVYDIVYSAKSTPLTKLAREAGCFVIPGTEMLLETAILSFTLFTGCDAPVKVMKMTLNEITKKQVTNNHQYPKLKIPN
- the aroB gene encoding 3-dehydroquinate synthase, translated to MIRIHYRVTAKNTCALIAGNRALAVLPQFARGNARTSVVLITDRTVARLHGRVLRTLREGRVPVHTIVLRPGERSKELRIAERCLRILQQKKVDRYGILVALGGGVVGDLTGFVASVYLRGIDYIEVPTTLLAQVDSGIGGKTGVDFRGIKNVIGTFHQPKAVVCDTTFLRTLPQDELINGMAEVIKYGLIGSRTFTARLEECAFNRMPWDEVVGFCVRAKAAAVARDPNDRKGERVLLNFGHTVGHALESMSNFLLPHGKAIAIGMVAAVRISNELLGFNTQDCARVESLLAHYNLPTRLPARTNIARLINILQHDKKAQGGSVRWVLLEKIGKARAGVKVPRKIVHEALRGMFNSE
- the aroA gene encoding 3-phosphoshikimate 1-carboxyvinyltransferase, whose translation is MQVTVIPGKIEGVVVTPPSKSITHRAIVLATLAKGESVLTNILYADDTEATMDACRGFGASIKQEELKLVVQGTGGTLCIPSRPLECGLSGTTLRFALALAALAPGETIITGGVRLLERPLQPLYDALQTLGAEVTQEPKRITVRGGALQGGKVRLPGNVSSQFVSALLMIAPFLPQGMTIAVEEPIYSRPYIDLTIALLKELGVAVEQKGNQFTVEPGQSYRARRYAIEGDYSSAQYWFAAAAVTRGEVKVLGLAPESVQGDRKVLDILRSVGCEVKYERNAVVVRGAKSVKPFSVDGCDVPDLVPTLAVLAAVAPGMSVITHIGHLRGKESDRLAAPAEELAKMGIRAEVNGDSLKIHGGKLKGAVIDPHGDHRMAMAFAVAGLAADGETVIQDAEVVSKSYPGFWEALGMLIGKHA
- a CDS encoding chorismate mutase; translated protein: MNSKSLTHLRKQIDALDRALLRLWSRRLKVAREIGKLKLDQSLSLKDREREQRVIACAVKFGRSLGLPASKVRTLMGIIIASSRQTQKR
- a CDS encoding type II 3-dehydroquinate dehydratase, with protein sequence MRILVINGPNLNMLGRRDPVQYGSLTLGAIEDMLRAKAGRLSEGHEVIELVFFQSNHEGALIDFIQAQAGGAHGILINPGALTHYSYALRDALVDAGLPLVEVHLSNIEHREPFRRISVIADIAAERVMGLKEQSYVVGLENLVARLASAQTRVGQPSG